In Marinobacter sp. M3C, the genomic stretch AATGGTCCCGTACTGAGGAGCCGGGCCTCTATGCCATTGGCGATGTTGCTGGCCCCCCGTGGCTTGCTCATAAAGCGTCCCATGAGGCGATTGCTTGTGTCGATCACATTGCCGGCTTGGCGGAGGCGCATCCACTGGACCCCGCCTCGGTTCCCAGCTGCACATACAGCCATCCGCAGGTAGCAAGCATCGGCTTGACGGAAGAGCAGGCACGGGAGAAGGGGCACGCATTGGCCGTCGGCCGGTTTCCGTTACTAGGCAATGGTAAGGCGTTGACCCTGGGTGACAACGAAGGGCTCGTCAAGACGGTTTTCAATGAGAGTACTGGAGAGTTTCTGGGAGCTCATATGATTGGGCCAGACGTCACCGAACTGATTGGTGCTTACGCCATCGCGCGGACATTGGAAACCACCGAGCGGGAACTGATGCGAACGGTGTTTCCTCACCCTACGTTAAGTGAGAGTCTGCACGAGTCCGTGTTGGCTGCCTTTAATCGCGGGTTGCACGTCTGAACCTTCCATATCGGCCAATCGAGGTTTACTAAAACTATATTGAATCAAGTGGTTCGCAGCTTGAAAAATATAGCTGGTTAGCCTCTGGCCGAAAATGACTCTTGATCCTCGTTCGCAATCTACTCAACTCCATCAGAAAGACGCAAGAGCTAGGCTTATGTCTACGTAAGCGCCAATCGATTATAGGGGTAAGAATAAGCGTGCAAGAATCATAAAAGATTGAAGCTGTCGGACGATCTGTCAAGCGTGACGTTGATTAGCAAATTCTGGGATTTACTGAAGCACCGTGGTCTTGATATGCATTTGGAGAAAATGGTGCATATTTCGGACCATCATGAACACCGATTCCGGACCAACGTGAACAGCCATTACGGCTGAAGATGAATACTTTTGGTGATTTACCGAATCGGTATTCACCATGTCAGATTCGGTGTTCACGTTCAGCCGGAATCCTTCTTAACGCATTGCTATGTCAAACGTTTGCTACTCTGATTTCCCTTTTTTGGGGATCAGGGCCATGCCAGCTACGAGAATGGCAATGCGCAAAATCAGAGAAGTACTTCGTCTGCGGCTGGAAGCGGGGCTCTCGATCCGGCAGATCAGCGCCAGCACCAAGACCAGTGTCGGAGCCATCCAGAAGCTCTTGTCTCGGGCCGATGCCTTAGAGATCCTCTGGCCATTGCCAGACGATCTGGACGATGGCCGCCTGGCGGCCATGTTCTATCCCGGCTCCGATCTCACCTCATCTTCACGCTATTAGATGCCTGACTGGACGACGGTTTACCAGGAACTCAAGCGCAAAGACGTCACCAAGCAGTTGCTGTGGGAGGAGTACACCGCCCGGTACCTCAACCGGTGTTACAGCTACTCTTACAGTACTGCGTCGCTACCCCCACTGGCTGAAGCAGCAAAAGCGCTCCATGCGCCAGGCCCATAAGGCCGGCGAGAAACGCTTCATTGACCCACCGCCCCCTCCCAGAGAAAAAATTTAATTGCACACTCATTTTATTTTCTATTAGTGAGCATTATTTTACCGTTTCCAGTAGCTACAAGTTCAGATTTTTGGTTAAAACACTCGCCCTTTAATACGGCTATTCCACCATTAATCTTTGGCTTAGCCAAAAGCTCACTAATTGTCCATTTTACAGTCAAAGTATCTTCCGCAAAAACGGGTGCTAAAAATTGGCAGTTATGCTCTAGGTAAGCGACTGCTGAGCCATAAAAATACATACCAATGCAAGCGGACATATAGGCACCTGTCATCGGCCCATGTAAGATTCGTTTCCCAAACCGAGTTTTAGCACAAAACTCCGCATCACTGTGCAAAGGGTTAAAATCACCAAACATTCCGCAAGCTTGACTTATATGCGCATCAGTAATCGTAAGACTTTGACCAAACGTGCCATTTTCACTCAATTCATCAAATGCCTTGCCAACAAAATCCATAACTAATCCCCTAATTGCTGAGTTTCAAGTTCTCGCAGAGTTCTGCGAACTACTTTTCCTGTCGTCGTCATCGGCATCTCTTCAATAAATTGAATTTCTCGCGGGTATTCATGGGCAGATAATCGGATCTGAACATGCCGCTGTAATTCTTTGAGCAACTCCGTACTCTCACCATAATCGTCCTGTAATACGATATAAGCCTTTACAATCTCACCGCGTACTGGGTCTTTTTTACCAATTACGGCAACCAGCTTGACTGCTGGATGCTTAAGCAAACAGTCTTCAATCGGTGCTGGCCCTATTCGATAACCACCACTCGTAATTATATCGTCATCCCGACCAATGAAGTAAATATAACCATCCTCATCCATTCGTCCATTATCACCAGTAATTAACCACTGCTCTATATATTTTTCTACTGTGGCTGTTGAGTTCTCCCAATAACACAGCATTTGAGAGGGGTTGGGGCTAGCTACTGCAATATTGCCTGGCTCACCTATAGGAACCGGATTGCCATCGTTATCCACAATAGCTACTTCAAAACCAGGTACGGCCTTACCTATAGCGCCAACTTTTTGTATCCCTTTACTGGCACAAGAAGATAGCACCAAATTGCACTCAGTTTGTCCATAGATTTCATTCATCCGTACCCCGAGTACTTTTTCCCCCCATTCCAGTAACTCAGCACCTAGTGGCTCTCCACCACTAGCAACTGAACGTAACTGCAACTGCCAATTTTCAGGACTTTTCACATTGCGTAATAACTTAAGCGCAGTTGGTGGAAAAAACACATTGCGAATTTTTAAATCTTGTAATAGCTGGAAGACGTCGTCAGCACAAAACTTCTCAGCTCGGTAGGCAACTACCGGCACACCAAAGTATAGTGATGGCAATAATACATCTAACAAACCACCAATCCATGCCCAATCGGCTGGCGTCCACATCCGGTCGTTTTCTCGCGGAAACATATCATGAGACACTTGAACCCCTGGCAGGTGACCTAACAGAACTCGTTGAGAATGCAATGCTCCTTTGGGGTGACCTGTCGTTCCTGAGGTATAAATAATGATTGCTGGATCTTCCATCCGGGTCTCGTAATTAGTGAATTCGCAACTCTGTGCTGCTAACTCATTTTGATATGACAGAGCACCTGATTGACCTTTACTAAATCCAACGACATAACAGCTGGTTAAACTCTGACAGTTCTCCGTTAGGGAAGTAATTTTTTCAAAGCCCTCAATATCAGTGATCAGACTACACATACCACTATTGCGGACACGGTGCTCAATAGCATCAAACCCGAAGAGCTTGAATAAAGGTACTGCGATGGCTCCCAGCTTATAAATGGCCATGTGCGTGCTTGCTGACTCAATACCTTGGGGCAACATAATTCCCACCCGGTCACCAAATCCAACGCCTTGCTCTTGAAAACTATTGGCCAAACGATTTGCCTGCTCTTGTAAATAACTAAAGCTGTACTCAACCACACTGCCGTCATGATTTTTCTGAATTATAGCAGTTTTTTCACACGTATCTTTCACCCAGCGATCACAACACACCTCTGCAATATTAAAAAAACCTTTTGAATTCTTCCATTGATAAATATTTTCAACTTGTATTGTCAGCATAATCGTATCTCTGTAGTTAATTTTTATATGTAGTAAGTGAGCGGTCGGCACAATACGATAATAGTCACCAATGGCGATGCTATGAATCAGCCCTGTTATCCCAATTTTGAAGGGGGCGTATTCAGTTGGTCAAAGCAACACTTCGGTTAGCCTATCGGTTGGACTGTGAAAGGCCAACGTTTTTCTGGGCCGGTTGTTTAGCTTTTCCGCCACCTAATTCAGGTCATGCTGAGAATCTCTTGATAGGCAACTGCCTTTTGGGAGGTACTGTCTCAAGAGGCCATTGGTATTTTCATTCGCTCCGCGTTGCCATGGATTGGGTGCTGCCCCACTTCCAGAGTCGAGCTGAATAGTTACTGCAGATTTACCTGTCCTTGGTATTTTCCAACAACCGACCAATCCGCCAGAATCTGAATCATAACCCCTGTTTCAATTTCATCAGTTACTGAAAAGTCGGGAAACAAGCCCACTCCGAATCCGTTTAGAACCGCGTCTTTGCGAATTTCGGTGTGGTTGGCGATATAGCGACCAGAGGTCGTGACGCTCGCTGCCTCGCACCCTTTAGGAGCACTTGGGAACCAAAAGCCTTGGGTACGCCGATTTTCAGCCGCCCTTGAGGCTCACCACAAATCTGATCCGCTACGTCCAGCACATCACGTGCAGAGTCTAGAGTTACCCTGCATTGCGCGAAAACTCGCTCACCTGCAGAGTTAAGACGAAGGTTTCGAGTGGTCCGCTCCAGCAGCTTGACCGAAATCCAGTCCGGCGTTGTCGCCGCAGGCGCTCTGGTAGCGCGTGCGGCGACTGAGCCCGACTTCCTGATGCGACTCCCGACTTCCGCGGAGTATCAGGCCTCAACAACCCTCAGGTCAGCGTTATGTTTATAACAGCAAGGAGAACGAGCGCCAATGCCGCTGGCCATGGGCTTCGCAACACAACGCCAAACATCGTCAGCGGGATCAGAACGGTTAGTGCCGCCAGTATGTGGGGCAATTCCGCCACGGCGCTTACTGACATACTGACTACGTGGATAAGCCCTAAAGCTCCAAGCAGCAGTCCAAACCAGACATTCCAATTACGACGTTGTGACGACAATTTCCTTTTCCCTTCTAGTGTCTCGGTGGTTATCGCTAAACATTAACGGTCAAAATGCACTTGTAAAAAAGCGTTTTATCTTTTTCAATATACGTTCGCGAATGGGTTAAAGGAAAACCGGCATCAGGCGACCTTCGCCAGTGTGCAGTCTGTATCAGCAGACTGGGACTGGCGGAATCTGCCTCGTGCTGCGGGTATAAAATTGAGCCGATGACAGAAGCACCTAAATGATAAAGGCACCTAAATGACAGGAGCACCTACATGACGGGCCCACTCAACGGCATCCGAATTATTGACCTGACCGCCATGGTGTCTGGCCCTCTGGCTACTATGATGCTGGCAGACCAGGGCGCTGAGGTGATCAAGGTCGAAAATCCTTCCGGCGGCGATTTCACCCGCTCTGCCGCCAATCGGCAGGGCAATGTGTCAGCGTCTTTTCTCAATAACAACCGCAATAAGAAATCGGTCGCGCTCAATCTGAAAGAGCCGGCGGGTCGCGAAGCGCTGTTAAAGCTGGTGGCCACCGCCGATGTGTTTGTGCAGAATTTCCGCCCCGGTGTGATCGACAGGATGGGCCTGGGCGAGGACGAATTGCGCAAGGTGGCTCCGAACCTGATTATGGTGTCCATCAGTGGGTTTGGTGACACCGGTCCCTTTGCCCAGCGGCCGGTTTACGATCCGCTGATCCAGGCCCTGTCTGGTTTGGCCACGGTGCAGGCCGGCACTGACGAACGTCGTCCGCAACTGGTCAGAACCATTCTGCCTGACAAACTCACTGGCGTTGTTGCTGCCCAGGCCATCACCGCGGCCCTGTTTGCCCGCGAGCGCACCGGTGAGGGTCAACATGTCCGGCTGTCCATGCTGGACGCCATCATCGCGTTTCTGTGGAGTTCTGACATGGGCAGCCAAACATTTGTGCAAGGCGAATTGCCACAGCAGGCCGCTGCCAGCTTTCAGGATTTGATCTACGAGACCACCACTGGCTATATCACCATTGCGGTGCAGAATGACCGCGAGTGGCAGGCACTGATCCGTGCGGTGAATCGGCCGGAATGGGCCGAGGACCCGAGTTTCCTGACGGCAGAGCTACGGCAGAAAAACATCGACGCCCGGCTCGATCTGATCCAGTCCGTAATCAGGACAGACTCTGCCGAGCATTGGCTGGCGCGACTGGAAGAAGAGTCGGTGCCTTGCGCGCCGGTACTGACCCGCACGCAGGTGCTCGACCATCCACAGGTTCAGGCCAATGACTTACTGGTGGAGTATGACCACCCGCAGGCGGGTCACATTCGCCAGACCCGCGCTCCGGCCCGATTCTCAGCCACGCCAATGCAACCCTGGCAAGGCGCACCGGCCCTGGGTCAGGACACAGTGGCTTCGCTGGCAGGCTGTGGCTATTCCAGTGACGACATACAAACGATGGTCGATTCAGGCGTGGCAGGCCTGCCAGAGTAAGAGCCGCCACGATGGATTTCAGTATTACTCTTCAACCCCTCCAACCCAGACCTTGTAAATAAAGTAGGGCGGCTTGCCTTGATCTTTACCACCTGTGAACGGTGGCGCTTTGTGCAGCTGATTGACCGCAACGTAGAGCCAGCCCTGCGGGCCCATGCGAACACTGTCAGGCCAGCTGAGACGCTCGTCTCGCACCAGGGGTTCCAGATTACCTCCGGGTGGCAGTACATCAATGCCGTTGTGATTGAGGTTAGTGAAGAAGTGTCGGCCTGTGGCGTCCGTATCGGCACCGTCGGACACGGGTTTGGGCCCAACCCGGACAATCGCATCCGCAATTTTCTGTTCACTGGCGTGCTCGCGCAACAGTTTGGCAGGCACGCTGAACCAGTCCAGACCATTCATGGCGCCAAAGTAGACGATGCTGCGGTCATCCGACAGGGTGATGGGATTGGACCCGACGTTCGCGGGTGCGCCGCCAAACTGTATGGCCTCGCCATTGATCACCATGCGCGCATCAGCCTGTGGTTGAAGCGATGCGTGACCTTGGAAGCGCCAGGTCTCGCCACTTGCCAGGTTGACCGTCAGCAGGCCGGGATTGGCGATATCCGCCAAATAGGCAAAGCCCCGGTCGCGGTCAACCACCAAGTCCTGAATAAAACTGCCTTTCGGCGCCACATCTGCTGGCACCCACCTTTAATAGCAATCTACGGTATTGTCAGCGGCTTATTAGTGGTAAAAACTGCAGGAATAGTCATAAAACCAGTGTTATTAGAATCCTGATGACTCTAGCAAAGTGCTGTGTTCTGCTAAGGGTTCTCGGCCTCATCCGCGACGGCTGCCAGAGGCTCGCCATCTTCGTCCAGGAGCTGGTTATTGTACGCCGCCTGAAGGCCGGTTTGGTCTTCAATCTCCTCCTCGGGCTCATGGTCGATGTAGCGCGGGTAAAGTGGCGACAACATTGCTACCAGGATGCCGATCGCGGAGAAAGTAGCAAATGCATTGGCGTAGCCGAATTCGCTCACTAGCATGCCGACAACGGGCGAGCCGGTTGCCTGCCCGAGCGAGACAGCCATGAATGGTAGTACCGGCCCCATTGACAATCGGCCCGGCAACAGGCGGATGCCGGTCATCAGATAGAGCCCTGTCAGGCTCATATAGGCCAAACCGAAGACCAACGCGGAGAATGCCGCGAGCACCAGCTGATCAGGGCTGGCAGCAAGTAGTGCCAAACTCGCGGACAACATCACCAGCATCAGTGAATGTGTGATGGGTGGGTTGTTGCGATCGGCCAGGTCGGCCACCACGGCACCTCCGATGCCGGCGATACCAACCGCTAGCCACAGCCACCCGGTTGCAGAGGGTGGTAGGCCGCCGAGGGTGATCATTAAATCGGGTGCGAAGATCCAGTACGCAGAGGAAACGAAGCCCATCACGAATGCAAACAGCGAAAGCCTGAACAGACGCGACCACTGCAGGGCGCTGATCGGAGTTGGTGGCGCAGAATTCGCGGGAATGACCCGAGACACGGAAGGGATAAAGTACCACGCGGCAACGGCGCCAATCCCCGCCAGAATGGCGAAGGACAGGTACGCGGAGCGCCAAGCGCTAGACAGGAACAGAACCACCGGTACGGCAACGGCCACGCCAATGCTGGTGCCCGCATTCATGACTGAACTGACACGGCCGTGCACCGCGCGGCTCACCATAGCCTGCATGGCGGCCGTGAGCGCCGGCATCATAAGGCCCGTGCAGATGCCGCACGCGAACACGCCCACTCCGAGCGACAGAGCACCAGACGCCTGGCTGATAAGCGCCAGACCGACGACGCCAATACCACACGACAGGACGGCTGTGTTGCGGGCACCGAGACGATCAGCGGAGAGCGGTGCCACCAACGTCGCCAGAAGGAAACTGATAAGCGGCAGCGCGCCGATGATACCGATTACTTCAGGCGTAAGACCCAGCTCGGCCCGGATAGGGGGTACAAATAGACCAAAGGCGAAGCGCGCTAGCCCGTAACTGATCGCGATCAGCGCTGCACCAAAGAGCGCAAACCCTGTGTTCGAGAGAGACTTCA encodes the following:
- a CDS encoding MaoC/PaaZ C-terminal domain-containing protein — encoded protein: MDFVGKAFDELSENGTFGQSLTITDAHISQACGMFGDFNPLHSDAEFCAKTRFGKRILHGPMTGAYMSACIGMYFYGSAVAYLEHNCQFLAPVFAEDTLTVKWTISELLAKPKINGGIAVLKGECFNQKSELVATGNGKIMLTNRK
- a CDS encoding AMP-binding protein — protein: MLTIQVENIYQWKNSKGFFNIAEVCCDRWVKDTCEKTAIIQKNHDGSVVEYSFSYLQEQANRLANSFQEQGVGFGDRVGIMLPQGIESASTHMAIYKLGAIAVPLFKLFGFDAIEHRVRNSGMCSLITDIEGFEKITSLTENCQSLTSCYVVGFSKGQSGALSYQNELAAQSCEFTNYETRMEDPAIIIYTSGTTGHPKGALHSQRVLLGHLPGVQVSHDMFPRENDRMWTPADWAWIGGLLDVLLPSLYFGVPVVAYRAEKFCADDVFQLLQDLKIRNVFFPPTALKLLRNVKSPENWQLQLRSVASGGEPLGAELLEWGEKVLGVRMNEIYGQTECNLVLSSCASKGIQKVGAIGKAVPGFEVAIVDNDGNPVPIGEPGNIAVASPNPSQMLCYWENSTATVEKYIEQWLITGDNGRMDEDGYIYFIGRDDDIITSGGYRIGPAPIEDCLLKHPAVKLVAVIGKKDPVRGEIVKAYIVLQDDYGESTELLKELQRHVQIRLSAHEYPREIQFIEEMPMTTTGKVVRRTLRELETQQLGD
- a CDS encoding CoA transferase encodes the protein MTGPLNGIRIIDLTAMVSGPLATMMLADQGAEVIKVENPSGGDFTRSAANRQGNVSASFLNNNRNKKSVALNLKEPAGREALLKLVATADVFVQNFRPGVIDRMGLGEDELRKVAPNLIMVSISGFGDTGPFAQRPVYDPLIQALSGLATVQAGTDERRPQLVRTILPDKLTGVVAAQAITAALFARERTGEGQHVRLSMLDAIIAFLWSSDMGSQTFVQGELPQQAAASFQDLIYETTTGYITIAVQNDREWQALIRAVNRPEWAEDPSFLTAELRQKNIDARLDLIQSVIRTDSAEHWLARLEEESVPCAPVLTRTQVLDHPQVQANDLLVEYDHPQAGHIRQTRAPARFSATPMQPWQGAPALGQDTVASLAGCGYSSDDIQTMVDSGVAGLPE
- a CDS encoding major royal jelly family protein gives rise to the protein MPADVAPKGSFIQDLVVDRDRGFAYLADIANPGLLTVNLASGETWRFQGHASLQPQADARMVINGEAIQFGGAPANVGSNPITLSDDRSIVYFGAMNGLDWFSVPAKLLREHASEQKIADAIVRVGPKPVSDGADTDATGRHFFTNLNHNGIDVLPPGGNLEPLVRDERLSWPDSVRMGPQGWLYVAVNQLHKAPPFTGGKDQGKPPYFIYKVWVGGVEE
- a CDS encoding MFS transporter; translated protein: MKSLSNTGFALFGAALIAISYGLARFAFGLFVPPIRAELGLTPEVIGIIGALPLISFLLATLVAPLSADRLGARNTAVLSCGIGVVGLALISQASGALSLGVGVFACGICTGLMMPALTAAMQAMVSRAVHGRVSSVMNAGTSIGVAVAVPVVLFLSSAWRSAYLSFAILAGIGAVAAWYFIPSVSRVIPANSAPPTPISALQWSRLFRLSLFAFVMGFVSSAYWIFAPDLMITLGGLPPSATGWLWLAVGIAGIGGAVVADLADRNNPPITHSLMLVMLSASLALLAASPDQLVLAAFSALVFGLAYMSLTGLYLMTGIRLLPGRLSMGPVLPFMAVSLGQATGSPVVGMLVSEFGYANAFATFSAIGILVAMLSPLYPRYIDHEPEEEIEDQTGLQAAYNNQLLDEDGEPLAAVADEAENP